A window of Cryptomeria japonica chromosome 3, Sugi_1.0, whole genome shotgun sequence contains these coding sequences:
- the LOC131073060 gene encoding aspartic proteinase nepenthesin-1-like, with the protein MEYSKLFGVLAFICFSIPMMTSSSDIMFSAGLKLSVNLTRRSEGDFSFAKRLSGAVDRSKIRLNRIEAFLKQRIAGQLDAETPIRVGNGEFLMNIAVGTPSVSFEAIVDTGSDLMWTRCMPCQNCYNQPTPIFDPSRSSTYSTIPCNNSLCNALTTFKTGCNPDCTFQYSYGDGSSTSGDLGKESFSIGSGSDSMFAGIAFGCGHDNEGFSQQGAGLVGLGRGPLSLISQLGSKVDNKFSYCLLPITDSPSQTSPLIFGESASLRGANTIPFIKNNVNPSFWYIPLTGITLNGKPVNIPPGIFDLQSDGGGGVIIDSGTTLTFLFEPAYTPLKEAIESAIDLTPADGSSVGLDLCYETSGQVTLPSLAFNFEGGVNYELPQENFFTRASDDLLCLAMKSSSGMVSIFGNIQQQNFQILYDNAQNTLSFKPTKCNSL; encoded by the coding sequence ATGGAGTATTCTAAGCTGTTCGGTGTTCTGGCCTTCATCTGCTTTAGTATCCCCATGATGACatcttcttctgatataatgtttAGTGCTGGGTTGAAATTAAGCGTGAATCTAACGCGGAGATCAGAGGGAGATTTCAGTTTTGCCAAACGATTGAGTGGGGCGGTGGATCGAAGTAAGATACGATTGAATAGGATAGAGGCATTTCTAAAGCAGCGGATAGCTGGGCAATTAGATGCTGAAACGCCCATTCGCGTGGGAAATGGAGAATTTCTCATGAACATTGCAGTGGGAACACCCTCTGTGAGTTTCGAAGCGATTGTTGACACGGGGAGCGATCTGATGTGGACTCGGTGCATGCCTTGCCAGAACTGCTACAATCAGCCTACGCCAATCTTCGACCCCTCCAGATCGTCTACGTATTCCACAATTCCTTGCAATAACTCTCTTTGCAATGCTTTGACCACATTTAAAACTGGATGCAATCCAGATTGTACATTTCAGTATAGCTATGGCGATGGTTCTAGCACCAGCGGTGACCTGGGTAAGGAGTCATTCTCCATTGGCAGCGGCAGCGACAGTATGTTTGCAGGCATTGCTTTTGGATGCGGCCATGACAACGAAGGATTCTCTCAGCAGGGCGCCGGTCTTGTAGGCCTGGGAAGAGGTCCTCTCTCACTCATCTCACAATTAGGCTCTAAGGTAGATAACAAATTCTCTTACTGTCTTTTGCCCATCACCGATTCTCCTTCACAAACAAGCCCTCTAATTTTTGGTGAGAGTGCTTCCTTGCGCGGAGCCAACACGATCCCATTCATTAAGAACAATGTGAATCCTTCTTTCTGGTATATTCCTCTTACAGGAATCACCCTTAATGGGAAGCCCGTAAATATTCCTCCTGGAATTTTTGATCTACAATCGGACGGTGGAGGAGGTGTGATCATCGACTCGGGAACCACCCTTACCTTTCTATTCGAGCCTGCCTACACTCCTCTGAAGGAAGCAATTGAGTCCGCCATTGATCTTACTCCTGCAGACGGATCTTCCGTGGGGCTGGATCTGTGTTACGAGACATCAGGTCAGGTCACCTTGCCTTCACTCGCTTTCAACTTCGAAGGCGGCGTGAATTACGAGCTTCCACAAGAGAACTTTTTCACTCGTGCATCTGACGATCTCTTGTGCCTCGCCATGAAGAGTTCATCAGGGATGGTTTCCATCTTCGGAAATATTCAACAGCAGAACTTCCAAATCCTTTACGACAATGCTCAGAACACACTCTCCTTTAAGCCCACTAAATGTAATTCTCTTTGA